The genome window TCGAACCAGTCAGTCGTGGTCTCAACAAACGTCACCACCGAGTCCAAACCGTCTCGAAGACACCAAACCGCCTTCAGCGAGGAGAACTGTTTCAACTGATTGCTGTCTTCTCTATCGGTTCTTTGGGTTGGACGATCTGCTCACGGATTGGCAACCACTCCCCCGTGGGACGATGGTTCTCAACCGAGTTTGTGAGGTGAAGTAGGTCTCCAGAGACCGCCGAGACAGTCTTTTTATCATCCGCCAGTGAGAGTCCTCCGTCATCCCATAGTTTGTACCCAAGTGTTCTCGAGCCGTTGCATCAGATAGCTGTTACTCAGTTGGTGGTTTGTCGAACTCCAGACTGCGAAGCCGGGGGTTGTGAACCTACTCGTATTTGATATCGCATAATTCTGTTTATGATGACTACTCTCTCGGCCAACGCCCGTGTCACGACGTTTTTACGTTCACACCGGCTATCTCGAGTCATGGTGCGGAACGTCGCCGGAACGCTCCCGGAACTCGAAGACGAGGACTTCTATCTCCTTTCGGGGATCGAACAGGGGATGCGCTTTTCGGAGTGGGTCCAGCGCGAGAAGCTCCCGAAGTTCACCGGCCTCACCGACGAAGAGGTGACGTATCGACTCGAGCGCTGTCTCAAACGCGGCCTGGTCGAGAAAAAGACCATTCAGTACGAAGGCTACACCCTCCAGTTCGAGGGCTACGATCTGCTCGCATTGCGCGCACTCGTCGAGCGCGATACCATCTCGGAGTTCGGTTCGCCGCTCGGAGTCGGCAAGGAAAGCGACGTCTACGAGGTCAAATCCTACAAGCCGCTGGCCCTGAAGTACCACCGCGAGGGCTACACCAACTTCCGGGAGGTCCACAAGGAACGAGATTACACATCCGACAACCGCCACGTCTCCTGGATGTACACGGCCCGGAAGGCGGCCGAACGCGAATACGAGATCCTCGAGTCGCTGTTTCCCGACGTCTCGGTCCCGCGCCCGATCGACCAGAACCGCCATGCCATCGTTATGGAGAAGATGGACGGCGTCGAACTCTCGCGGGTCAAACTCACGGACGGGCAGGTGCTGGGCGTGCTCGATCTGTTACTCTCCGAACTCACGCGTGCTCACGACGCGGGATACGTCCACGCGGACATGAGCGAGTACAACGTCTTCGTCGGCGAGGACGGCGTGACGATCTTCGACTGGCCACAGGCCGTCCCGACTGACCACGAAAACGCCGCGGAGTTCCTGGCTCGCGACGTCGAGAACCTCCTCGGCTACTTCCGTCGGAAGTATCCACGGAAAGTCCCGGAGGACGTCTCGAGTGGGGACCTCGCGACGTCGATCGCCGACGGGTCGTTCGAGAGTGTGGCGAACGTCGTCTAGTGCACTCTTTTGTGAGCCTCGTTTCGGAGATCCTTGGTCGGCTCGTCGGTGAGCACCGAGAAGGTGGTAGTCTCGCCGATGACCCGCTGAGACGGTGGTAGTCTCGCGAATCGTGGACCTCGAATTCATTGGTCGGAGCTCACGAACGACATGCGACCTCGTGGCGGTTCAAAAAGACGGTTGTCGAGTCGACCTTCCCGGGTTGCTGACTGGAAAGAGGTGGTTCCTACGCCGATTCGATTTCGTCGACCAGGTCGATCACACGTTGTTGGATCTCGTCGCGAATTCGACCGACGTCGGCCGCCGATTTCCCGTCCGGGTCCTCGAGGTTCCAGTCCCGGTTCTCGCCGGCCCAGCCCGCCGGACAGACGTC of Natrarchaeobaculum sulfurireducens contains these proteins:
- a CDS encoding serine/threonine-protein kinase RIO2; protein product: MVRNVAGTLPELEDEDFYLLSGIEQGMRFSEWVQREKLPKFTGLTDEEVTYRLERCLKRGLVEKKTIQYEGYTLQFEGYDLLALRALVERDTISEFGSPLGVGKESDVYEVKSYKPLALKYHREGYTNFREVHKERDYTSDNRHVSWMYTARKAAEREYEILESLFPDVSVPRPIDQNRHAIVMEKMDGVELSRVKLTDGQVLGVLDLLLSELTRAHDAGYVHADMSEYNVFVGEDGVTIFDWPQAVPTDHENAAEFLARDVENLLGYFRRKYPRKVPEDVSSGDLATSIADGSFESVANVV